The Flammeovirga yaeyamensis genome segment AAGCATAATGCTAAGTTAAAGACACACTTTTTTGATGTAGAGCGTAAAGGGTTAAACCTTATTCGCGATAATTCGGACTTTACCGTTCCAAAAGTTATAGGTATTGGCGAGTTCGAACATGGTGTTTATTTAATTATGGAACACATTAACAGTAGTCGTTCATCGCATGATTATTGGGAAAAGATGGGGAATTATCTAGCAGAGATGCATAAGGTGACGCAACCTGAATTCGGTTTAAATTATCATAATTATATTGGTAGGTTACCTCAATTGAATAATAAAGAAGAAAAATGGATTGACTTTTTTGTGAATCAGAGAATCGTGCCACAATACGAAATGTCTGTTCAAAATGGTTTTCTAAAGCAACATCACTTAGATAAAATCTATTTGATAAAAGAAAAATTAGAAAACTACTTCCCTAAAGAATCTCCCGCCCTTCTTCATGGTGATTTGTGGAGTGGAAATACCATGGTTGGTGCTTTAGGCGAACCATGTTTAATTGATCCTGCTGTGTATTATGGGCATCGGGAAGCCGAATTAGCATTCACTACTCTTTTTGGAGGTTTTGACGATGCTTTCTTTAATGCCTATAATGAAACTTACCCTTGGGAAGAAGGTATAAAGGAAAGAATTCCTTTCTATAATTTGTATCCATTATTGGTACATTTGAACCTATTTGGTGAGAGCTATCTATCTGAAATTGAGGAGGTATTGAATAGATTAGAGGGAATCTGATATTCATCGATGTAAATCAATGCTTTATCGAAAAAATATATTACTTAACCGAAATAAATTAAATGTAAATAAATTCTAATGTACTTTTAAGTATGCTTAATTAAAAAGCATCTAGGGATGACCACCGATGTTATGCTTCTTATCGGAGAAAGGAAAAAAGGATATTTAAGGATT includes the following:
- a CDS encoding fructosamine kinase family protein, which produces MSEAFYQEILKKHLGNDIQLLETNNITGGCINESIKLSTNKGNFFIKHNAKLKTHFFDVERKGLNLIRDNSDFTVPKVIGIGEFEHGVYLIMEHINSSRSSHDYWEKMGNYLAEMHKVTQPEFGLNYHNYIGRLPQLNNKEEKWIDFFVNQRIVPQYEMSVQNGFLKQHHLDKIYLIKEKLENYFPKESPALLHGDLWSGNTMVGALGEPCLIDPAVYYGHREAELAFTTLFGGFDDAFFNAYNETYPWEEGIKERIPFYNLYPLLVHLNLFGESYLSEIEEVLNRLEGI